Proteins encoded together in one Pantoea sp. CCBC3-3-1 window:
- the catC gene encoding muconolactone Delta-isomerase has product MLFKVEMTVNIPATLSPDRASELKAQEKAYAQKLQQSGKWRHIWRLAGLYENVSIFDVENNDELHEILTGLPLYPYMTMKIQPLCRHPSSIRDDDQ; this is encoded by the coding sequence ATGCTATTTAAAGTAGAAATGACGGTAAATATTCCCGCGACGCTATCGCCAGATCGTGCCAGCGAATTAAAAGCGCAGGAGAAAGCCTATGCGCAGAAATTACAGCAGTCAGGGAAATGGCGTCATATCTGGCGCCTTGCCGGCCTGTATGAAAACGTCAGTATCTTTGACGTCGAAAATAACGACGAGCTACATGAAATCCTGACCGGTCTGCCTTTATATCCTTATATGACGATGAAAATTCAGCCTCTGTGTCGCCATCCTTCCTCAATAAGAGATGATGACCAGTAA
- a CDS encoding muconate cycloisomerase family protein produces the protein MALTIEALSCWLVDIPTVRPHKLSMVTMGCQTLTIVKMTCAGGISGWGEATTIGGLSYGPESPEAIKSAIDGYLSPLLCQKTFSGVESLAETMNTSVKGNTFAKSALETAFLDALGKAHNLPVSSLLGGALSERLPVLWTLASGSTEKDIDEGHRLLAEGRHRAFKLKIGAKPLETDLAHALAIKAALGDDVPVHVDVNQAWDMTTALKAIPQLHDGGISMIEQPLALQERHNLIALSQRMPVTILADEAVTDSHAAFALASGGFTGAFALKIAKAGGPAQVIKLAHVAQSAGISLYGGTMLEGTLGTVASLHAWSTLQMRSGTEMFGPLLLKDDIVTTPLDYQNGQVKLPQGPGLGIEIDEDKLRHYARKQ, from the coding sequence ATGGCCTTAACGATTGAAGCCCTTTCCTGCTGGCTGGTGGATATTCCCACTGTTCGTCCGCACAAGCTGTCGATGGTAACCATGGGCTGCCAGACGCTGACCATTGTTAAAATGACCTGCGCAGGCGGCATTAGCGGCTGGGGCGAGGCGACGACCATTGGCGGATTGAGCTACGGTCCTGAAAGCCCTGAGGCGATCAAATCCGCCATTGATGGCTATCTGTCGCCGCTGCTTTGCCAAAAAACCTTCAGCGGCGTCGAATCGCTGGCTGAAACCATGAATACCAGCGTAAAAGGCAACACCTTTGCCAAATCGGCGCTGGAAACTGCCTTTCTTGATGCGCTGGGCAAGGCGCACAATTTGCCGGTCAGCAGCCTGCTCGGCGGCGCGCTGAGTGAACGGTTACCGGTGCTCTGGACGCTGGCGAGCGGCAGCACGGAAAAAGATATTGATGAGGGACATCGCCTGTTGGCGGAAGGTCGTCATCGCGCTTTCAAGCTGAAGATTGGCGCGAAGCCGCTGGAAACCGATCTGGCGCATGCGCTGGCGATCAAAGCCGCGTTGGGTGACGACGTTCCGGTACATGTTGATGTCAATCAGGCCTGGGATATGACCACCGCACTGAAAGCTATACCTCAGCTGCACGACGGCGGTATCAGCATGATCGAACAGCCGCTGGCGTTGCAGGAACGCCACAATCTTATTGCGCTCAGCCAGCGCATGCCGGTGACGATCCTGGCCGACGAAGCCGTCACCGACAGCCATGCTGCTTTTGCGCTGGCAAGCGGCGGCTTTACCGGCGCTTTCGCGCTGAAGATCGCCAAGGCTGGCGGCCCGGCGCAGGTGATTAAGCTGGCTCACGTGGCCCAGTCGGCGGGTATTTCGCTCTATGGCGGCACCATGCTGGAAGGCACGCTGGGCACGGTGGCTTCGCTGCATGCCTGGTCTACGCTACAAATGCGCAGCGGCACCGAGATGTTCGGTCCGCTGCTGTTAAAAGATGACATCGTAACGACACCGCTGGATTATCAGAACGGTCAGGTGAAATTGCCACAAGGCCCGGGCCTGGGCATTGAAATTGATGAAGACAAACTTCGGCACTACGCCCGTAAACAGTGA
- the pcaD gene encoding 3-oxoadipate enol-lactonase: MDSEYRLDGPEAAPVLILSNSLGTSWKMWDAQLPWFTQAFRVLRYNTRGHGNASPGDGKITLETLSNDVIALLDRLEIERAHFCGISLGGLTGLWLNRYAPTRFNRFVIANSAAKIGTAEAWLSRAESVRQAGMKTVAEGSAQRWFTDAFIDAHPDVVASLIAEMKLLSPEGYAACCEVLAAADLRTEVANMTRPMLLIAGQADPVTTLNDARWIQERAPAATCCTLPASHLSNVACPAEFSQQVLTYLTSGAIHGLND; this comes from the coding sequence ATGGACAGCGAATACCGACTGGATGGGCCAGAGGCGGCTCCCGTCCTGATACTGTCGAACTCTCTCGGCACCAGCTGGAAGATGTGGGATGCGCAGCTGCCCTGGTTTACGCAGGCGTTTCGCGTTCTGCGCTACAACACGCGTGGGCATGGCAACGCCTCCCCCGGTGACGGTAAAATAACGCTGGAGACGTTGAGCAATGATGTGATTGCTTTGCTTGATCGTTTGGAGATTGAACGCGCGCATTTCTGCGGTATTTCACTCGGCGGGCTGACCGGTTTATGGCTTAACCGATACGCACCCACGCGCTTTAACCGTTTTGTGATAGCCAACAGCGCCGCCAAAATTGGCACAGCAGAAGCGTGGCTGAGCCGGGCCGAAAGCGTGCGTCAGGCAGGCATGAAGACGGTGGCTGAAGGCTCAGCGCAGCGCTGGTTCACCGATGCGTTCATTGACGCTCATCCCGACGTTGTCGCTTCGCTGATTGCAGAAATGAAGCTGCTCTCGCCTGAAGGGTATGCTGCCTGCTGCGAGGTGCTGGCCGCAGCCGATTTGCGCACGGAAGTCGCAAACATGACGCGGCCGATGCTGCTGATCGCCGGTCAGGCCGATCCCGTTACCACCCTGAACGATGCGCGGTGGATTCAGGAACGTGCCCCGGCGGCAACCTGCTGTACCCTGCCCGCCTCTCATCTTTCTAACGTCGCCTGTCCGGCTGAATTCAGCCAACAGGTACTGACTTACCTGACTTCCGGAGCGATTCATGGCCTTAACGATTGA
- the pcaF gene encoding 3-oxoadipyl-CoA thiolase, producing MSEAFICQSTRTPFGRLNGSLATIRADDLAALPLAQLLKLAPQLDAEAIDDVLLGCANQAGEDNRNVARMALLLAGLPVSVPGCTLNRLCGSSLDAVAVAARAIKSGECDLMIAGGVESMSRAPYVMGKAGSAFSRQQQIEDTTMGWRFVNPEMKARYGVESMPQTAENLARQYHISRADQDAFALRSQQRTAAAQEKGFYQPQLVAVTLPAKKNAQPVCFQQDEHPRATTLAQLSRLKPVVDSDGSVTAGNASGLNDGACAMFVASEAAVRRHALRPVARVVASATSGIAPSVMGFGPVGAVERVLHKSGLSLQQMDVIELNEAFAAQALSVTRALGLPDDAEWVNPNGGAIALGHPLGASGARLVMNAVHQLQNSQGRYALCTMCIGVGQGIAMIVERV from the coding sequence ATGTCTGAGGCGTTTATTTGTCAATCAACCCGCACCCCATTTGGCCGCCTCAATGGCAGCCTGGCAACAATACGTGCCGACGATCTGGCCGCCCTTCCTCTTGCGCAGCTGCTTAAGCTTGCGCCGCAGCTGGACGCGGAAGCCATTGATGATGTGCTACTCGGCTGCGCCAATCAGGCCGGCGAGGATAACCGTAACGTGGCACGTATGGCGTTATTACTGGCGGGACTGCCGGTTAGCGTACCCGGCTGCACGCTGAATCGCCTGTGCGGATCGAGCCTGGACGCGGTGGCTGTGGCAGCGCGGGCGATTAAAAGCGGCGAGTGCGATCTGATGATTGCGGGCGGCGTCGAAAGCATGTCGCGCGCCCCCTACGTGATGGGCAAAGCCGGTTCGGCTTTCAGCCGCCAGCAGCAGATTGAAGATACCACTATGGGCTGGCGTTTCGTCAATCCCGAGATGAAAGCGCGTTACGGCGTGGAATCGATGCCGCAAACGGCAGAAAATCTGGCGCGTCAGTATCATATCAGCCGTGCCGATCAGGATGCTTTTGCGCTCAGAAGCCAGCAGCGCACCGCCGCCGCGCAGGAAAAGGGGTTTTATCAGCCGCAGCTTGTCGCCGTCACGCTTCCGGCGAAAAAAAACGCGCAGCCCGTATGCTTTCAGCAGGATGAACATCCCCGCGCCACCACGCTTGCGCAGTTAAGCCGCCTGAAGCCCGTTGTCGACAGCGATGGTAGCGTAACGGCAGGAAATGCATCAGGCTTAAATGACGGTGCCTGCGCCATGTTTGTTGCCAGTGAAGCGGCGGTGCGTCGCCACGCGTTACGGCCGGTCGCGCGCGTGGTGGCCAGCGCCACCAGCGGCATTGCCCCCAGCGTAATGGGCTTTGGCCCGGTCGGTGCCGTGGAACGCGTGCTGCATAAAAGCGGGCTGTCGCTGCAACAAATGGACGTTATCGAACTGAACGAAGCCTTTGCTGCCCAGGCGCTGAGCGTAACAAGGGCGCTGGGCTTACCGGACGATGCCGAATGGGTCAACCCTAACGGCGGCGCGATTGCGCTGGGGCATCCACTTGGCGCATCTGGCGCGCGCCTGGTGATGAATGCCGTACACCAGCTGCAAAACAGTCAGGGTCGTTACGCGCTTTGCACGATGTGCATTGGCGTCGGCCAGGGCATCGCGATGATTGTGGAACGCGTCTAA
- a CDS encoding 3-oxoacid CoA-transferase subunit B: MKGLHHQQLAQRIARDIPDGAYVNLGIGLPTMIADYLPAEKEIFLHSENGILGMGPSPAEDHVDPELINAGKQPVTLLPGGCFFHHGDSFAMMRGGHLDICVLGAYQVSEQGDLANWSTGEADAIPAVGGAMDLAIGAKKVWVMTTHLTKKGQCKLVETCRYPLTGMQCIDRLYTDMAVMDITPAGIVVIELLGDITADYLQEITPVALQFALAEEEVTHV; the protein is encoded by the coding sequence ATGAAAGGTTTACATCACCAGCAGCTTGCGCAACGTATTGCCCGTGATATTCCCGACGGTGCATACGTTAACTTAGGCATCGGCCTGCCCACGATGATCGCGGACTACCTGCCTGCGGAAAAAGAAATTTTCCTGCACAGTGAAAACGGTATTTTAGGTATGGGGCCCTCGCCCGCTGAAGATCACGTCGATCCTGAACTGATTAATGCCGGAAAACAGCCGGTGACGCTGTTGCCCGGCGGCTGCTTTTTTCACCATGGTGATTCGTTTGCAATGATGCGTGGCGGCCACCTGGATATCTGCGTGCTGGGCGCTTACCAAGTCTCAGAACAGGGTGACCTGGCTAACTGGAGCACCGGCGAAGCGGATGCCATTCCGGCCGTGGGTGGCGCGATGGATCTGGCTATTGGGGCAAAAAAAGTCTGGGTTATGACCACCCATCTGACCAAAAAAGGTCAGTGCAAGCTGGTCGAAACCTGTCGCTATCCGCTAACGGGTATGCAGTGTATCGATCGCCTCTACACGGATATGGCGGTAATGGATATTACGCCCGCAGGCATAGTGGTCATTGAGCTGCTGGGTGACATTACGGCGGATTATTTGCAGGAAATCACCCCGGTTGCCCTGCAATTTGCGCTGGCTGAGGAGGAAGTGACGCATGTCTGA
- a CDS encoding 3-oxoacid CoA-transferase subunit A, which yields MINKVLSSTDEAVADIADGAVLMIGGFGPAGQPAELLDALIRHRPRNLTVISNNAGNGDYGLAALLAAGCVRKIICSFPRQSDSWVFDQLYREKKIELELVPQGNLVARIQAGGSGLGAVYTPTGYGTQLAEGKEVREFEGRHYVLEMPLKADFALIKALRGDRWGNLIFNQTGRNFGPIMAAASNCTLAQVSEVVALGEIDPETVVTPGIFVQRLVEIPTQEIRLSA from the coding sequence ATGATTAATAAAGTGCTTAGCTCAACGGATGAAGCCGTGGCGGATATCGCTGATGGTGCCGTACTGATGATTGGCGGCTTCGGCCCGGCCGGTCAGCCCGCTGAACTGCTGGATGCCTTAATCCGTCATCGTCCACGCAATCTGACCGTGATCAGCAACAATGCCGGAAACGGCGACTACGGCCTGGCTGCCTTGCTGGCCGCTGGCTGCGTGCGCAAAATCATCTGTTCCTTTCCGCGCCAGAGCGATTCATGGGTATTTGACCAGCTTTACCGCGAGAAAAAAATTGAGCTGGAGCTGGTGCCGCAGGGCAACCTGGTGGCACGGATCCAGGCGGGCGGCTCAGGGTTAGGCGCGGTGTATACCCCGACCGGCTACGGTACGCAGCTGGCCGAAGGGAAAGAGGTCCGCGAGTTCGAGGGCCGTCATTACGTGCTGGAGATGCCGCTAAAGGCCGACTTTGCGTTGATTAAAGCGCTCAGAGGCGATCGCTGGGGCAACCTGATCTTTAACCAAACTGGCCGCAACTTTGGCCCGATTATGGCCGCCGCGAGCAACTGCACGCTGGCTCAGGTAAGCGAAGTGGTTGCCCTGGGCGAGATCGATCCCGAAACCGTGGTGACGCCAGGTATTTTTGTGCAGCGTCTGGTAGAGATCCCCACGCAGGAAATCCGGCTGAGCGCCTGA
- a CDS encoding IclR family transcriptional regulator C-terminal domain-containing protein has protein sequence MAESNNDSELQHVQEISELANARYKGDPNFMTSLARGLTVLQAFTPEHASMTVPQLAENTGLHRAVVRRCLYTLNALGFVWSSDSRHYQLLPRVLTIGHAWLHSSNLARQAQTALEYLSMQLDESCSVATLDGDAILYIARASKKRIMKIDLDRGSSLPAYATSMGMVLLAELTEEELAGYFARVKLDALTAFTLTDEQALRMQLKKVKQQGYAINDQQLELGLRSLAVPMYSRKGGVVAAMNVGTHAAEVSLTDLHDRFLPRLQRAAMELALLL, from the coding sequence ATGGCAGAGAGCAATAACGACAGTGAACTTCAGCACGTGCAGGAAATCAGCGAGCTGGCAAACGCGCGCTATAAGGGCGATCCTAACTTTATGACCTCGCTGGCGCGCGGACTAACCGTATTGCAGGCATTCACACCGGAACACGCATCGATGACGGTGCCGCAGCTGGCAGAAAATACCGGGTTACATCGTGCCGTCGTACGACGTTGCCTTTACACCCTCAATGCCCTGGGCTTTGTCTGGTCATCCGACAGTCGGCATTATCAGCTGCTGCCGCGCGTGCTGACGATTGGTCATGCGTGGCTGCACTCTTCAAACCTGGCGCGGCAGGCGCAAACCGCGCTTGAGTATCTTAGCATGCAGCTTGATGAGTCCTGTTCGGTCGCGACGCTGGATGGGGATGCGATCCTTTATATCGCCCGGGCATCCAAAAAACGCATTATGAAAATCGATCTGGATCGCGGCAGCAGTTTACCGGCTTACGCAACCTCAATGGGCATGGTGCTGCTTGCTGAACTGACGGAAGAGGAACTGGCTGGCTACTTCGCGCGGGTAAAACTTGACGCGCTGACGGCGTTCACCCTGACCGATGAGCAGGCGCTGCGGATGCAGCTGAAAAAAGTGAAGCAGCAGGGTTATGCCATTAACGATCAGCAGCTGGAACTGGGGCTTCGTTCGCTGGCCGTGCCGATGTATTCACGCAAAGGCGGGGTGGTCGCAGCGATGAATGTCGGGACGCATGCCGCGGAGGTTTCGTTAACGGATTTACATGACAGGTTCCTGCCGAGATTGCAGCGTGCGGCAATGGAACTGGCG